AAGAGATATTCCCAACTCCAACTCATTGTTCTGGTTATGATCAAACACAACCTCCGAAAACTCTCCTAGGCTGGTGAAGCCGTAGTTGAAGAACTCTGAAAGGTTTTGATCGGGATTAACCACGATATTTTTCAGCGTCAGCGGAGCGTAGAGTACGCTGGACTTGCCTGTGCCGTTGTGTCCATATAGCACGGTGATGGGCGCGAGCTCCAAGTCCAACTGCTTTATGGAGCGGAAGTTTTTGATGTGGAGTTTCATCGCTGTCCTTCTGGGCGCGCCGTTTCAATGCAATTCTTGATTGCTCACTCATGGGGCGCGTCCCCTTCTCTACCCTTCTAGCATACCACCTATCCGCGCCACCACCATCACGTCTGCGATGTAACCTCGCCGGCGGTGGCGGTATAGAGCGAGCCATCATTGCGGCGCACCAGCAGGTTGCCCTGTTTGTCAACAGACTCTGCTATGCCCTCAATGGTGTCGTTCTGCGAGCGCAGGGTTACGGAGCGCCCGAGCGTGTCTATCATCGCCGACCATTCGGCGGTCAGCGAGCCGCCGGAGCGCACGATGGCATATGCGTCGTCGAAGTGTTCCAGCAGCGTTTGCAAGACCGGCGTGCGATTTCGGCGCTGCCCGGTTTCGCGGTAGATGCTTGTGGATATGTCGGCGATTTCGGCGTAGCGTGACGGATCGAAGTTCACATTGACGCCGATGCCGATGATGGCGCATACGGCGTCCGCGCTTTCGATCGCCGTCTCGATGAGGATGCCGGAAATCTTCAGTCCGCCCACGCGCACATCGTTGGGCCACTTGATGGTGGGCTGCAAATTCGTGCAGTCTGCGACGGTGTGCGCGACTGCCAGAGTCGCTGCCATGTTCATGTAGGGCAGTTGACTCGCCGGCGGCGTAAGTATGACCGAAAACGACAGATTCTCGCTGCGCGGCGACACCCACGCGCGATTGAATCGACCTCTGCCCGCCGTTTGTTCCTCGGCAATGGCCACCGTGCCCTCTGCCGCGCCCTCAGCCGCAAGCCGCCGCGCCTCGTCCATAGTCGAGCCTATCAGGTCGTAGTGGCAAACACGATGCCCAATGATGCGCTGAGCGAGGGCAGCTTCAAGCGCGGGTATGTCGAGATCTGTGGCGTGCGCTGCGTCTGGCATGGGCGGGATGATACTTGCGGGTTTTGCGGCGTGTCAAGCGGGGCGTTCTTGTGCTTTTCAGCGTCCACTCAAAAGTTGGCGTAGCTCCACCTTTGCGGAATGATGTAGCGGCTGATATTTTCTGATGTCATTTCAAACTCATTTCATATTTTATCAGGTATTACTGCGGTTCACAGGATTTTCGCCGCGTTTCATTTCGCGTTCGTTTCCGGTCTAATTAGCCAAAGTTGAAACGATTTCACAAATGTGATTTGCTTTTATCATACCGCCTTTCCTCTGCCATTTTGCCTTGCTCCTGTCATTTCGAGCAAAGCGAGAAATCTAAAGTCGAAAACAGGTTTGCGGGCGAAGATTTTGGGATCCTCATTGCTTTCGGGAATGACGATAGAGAAATGCTTGGAATGGCAACGCTAGGGATTTGTGAAATCGTCTCCTGAAATTACCATTACGCATCCAGCGCGTCGGCATCAGGCTTCACTATACGCACTTCCACGTCGCCCGCTCGCTCTTCTTGCAGCGTCATGGCTATGCGCGAGTCCTTGTCTGCCCAGCCTCGGTTTAGTGCGGCGGTCAGCTCTTGGTGCGCTATGTTGCCTACGCTCATCGGGACGCCGTATTCGCGCGCTAGTTCCAATGCGAGGCTGACGTCTTTGTGCGCCAGACGCAATGCGAAGCTGGGCGGGTCGAAGTTTCCGGCGAGGAATGTGTTCGGGTAGGTATTGGCGAATGAACTGCCGCGTCCGACCGAGCCGTTGGAGATTGCTTGGTACAGCGGCTCCGGATCAACGCCCGTCTTCACGCCCAGAGTCAGGCACTCGGCGACGATGGTCTGCAAGCCGTAGCCAATGCAGTTGTGCATTAGCTTGGCGATGCTGCCGGAACCGACTGGTCCAATGTAGCTCACCTTGTCGCCGATGGCATCTAAAGCGGGCTTCACACGGTCGTAAACATCGCGTTCTCCGCCGACCATCACTGCCAACCTGCCCGTGCGCGCGCCGACTGGCCCACCGCTCACCGGCGCGTCCAGCACGCTCAAACCTTGTTCGGCGAACTGAGCTGCGATGTCGCGTATCAGCGTGGGCGAGCTTGTGCTAAGGTCGACATACACGCCGCCGCTCTCGCCACCTTCCGCTGCCTTGCTGCCCATTCCCTCCAACACGCCGCCCTCGCCCAGTGCGATAGCCTCAACTTCGCGCGGTCCGGGCAGCGATGTCAGAACGATGTCGCACGATGCCGCCAGTTCCGCCGGAGTGTCCGCCCAAGACGCGCCAGCCTCCAATAGCGGAGTCGCCGATTCACGGCGCAAGTCGTGCACCGTCAGGTCGTATCCGGCGCGCAGCACATTCGCCGCCATCCCGCCGCCCATATTGCCAAGCCCGATAAAGCCGATTTTCATTGTCGTGCCTCCAAGTCTGTAAGTCGGACAGTGTGTCAGCCTGTCAGTCTTCTACACTCTATATCCTGGTCGCCTATATCAACAAGTCCTAACAAATATCGGAAGCGACGATCCATGAATATCAAAACACCGACCAACTGATATACTGACTGACAGACTGACGGACTGAAATACTGACTGACTATGAATGAACCTGTGGTGTTGTACGACAAGAGCGGCGCGGTGGCGGACATCGTGCTGAACCGGCCGCGCGTGATGAACGCATACAATGTGCAGATGCGCGACGAGCTGTTCATCACGCTGGAGGCGGTGCGCGACGACCCGGATGTGCGCGTCGCGATAATCAGCGGCGCCGGTGAGCGCGCGTTCTGCGCCGGCGCGGATTTGACCGAGTTCGGCACTGCGCCGTCGCAGGTCATCGCGCGGCAAGTGCGCTGGGAACGCGACATTTGGGGGTTGTTCCTGTCGCTGGGCAAGCCACTCGTCGCGGCGATGCGCGGGTATGTCATCGGCTCGGGCGTGGAGATTGCCTGCCTGTGCGACATTCGCATCGCCGCCGATGACGCACAGTTCGCCATGCCGGAAGTCGCGCTTGGAATGATACCGGCGGCGGGCGGCACACAGACTTTGCGGCGAGTCGTGGGCGCGAGCAGGGCGCTGGAAATGGTGCTGTCCAACAGGCGCATCGGCGCGGACGAAGCGCAGCGTATCGGCTTGGCGCACAGCGTCGTCCCCGCAGACACGCTGATGCAAGAGGCAATCGCAGCCGCACAAGAACTAGCCGCGCTCGACCCGTCCGCAATGTCCCTAGCCAAGCGAGCCATACTCGAAGGCGCGGACATGCCGCTAGCGCAGGGACTGGCATTGGAACGGCGGCTTGCGTCGCTTAAAGTGACATAGTTAGCGCTAGGGTCTTTCGCCTATTCATGTCATTTCGAGCGAAGCGAGAAATCTAAAGTCGGAAACAGGTTTGCATGCAACGATCGCTGCCTTCGTAGGGACATGCTTCAGATTCCTCACTGCGTTCGGAATGACAACATTAGGGAATTGTGAAATCGTCTCGACAACCAAAAGACCCCGTTAAGCACGTGTCGTATTGACTGTTACGCGGATATGCTGACATACTTACACACATGAGTACCGTACTTGTCGTTGAGGATGAAGAGAATCTGCTTGAGGCGCTTCGGTATAATTTAGAGCGCGAGGGCTATTCCGTGCAGACGGCTATTGATGGCGAACAGGCGCTGAATGCCGCGCGCTCCGTTCGCCCTGACCTCGTTATTCTCGATGTTATGCTGCCGCAACTTGACGGGTTCGAAGTGTGCCGCATCCTGCGCCGCGAGAGCGAAGTGCCCATTCTGATGCTCACCGCGCGCAGCGAAGAGATTGACCGCGTGGTAGGCTTGGAGCTCGGCGCGGACGACTATGTTACCAAGCCGTTCAGCGTCCGCGAGCTGATGGCGCGCGTTCGCAATATGCTGCGTCGTTCCACGCGTCCGCCCGCCACAGACGGCAAATCCGCAGATGTGGATATACTTCGCACCGGCGACTTAGAAATCGACAGCACAAGCCATATCGTGCGGCGCGGCGGCGTGCGGCTGGAACTCAAGCCTCGCGAGTTCGATCTGCTTGCGCTGCTTGCCAAGAACCGCGCACGCGCCTTCACCCGCGACCAAATCCTCGAACGCCTCTGGGGGCACGACTACTACGGCGACAGCCGCACGGTGGACGTCCACGTCCACTGGCTGCGCGAGAAGATCGAGCCCGAACCCGGCAAGCCCGTCCGCATCGTCACGATTCGCGGCGTCGGATACCGCTTTGACGGATAGATGGGATGGTAAGGCTGCCCCGCTCGCTCCACTGGCGCATCGCCCTCGCATACACCGCGCTGATATTCCTGAGCCTGGGCATCGTCAGCCTGTATCTCGTCGGCTTCGTGCGCGACACATACATCGCCAACCTGCAAGGCAGTCTGCACCGCCAAGCACTGCTCGTCAGCGAAAGGGCGTCCGCTGCGCTTGCCGCGAATGGTCAAGATAAAATCGAGCAAGGTAATGCCGGTCAAGGCAATAGCAACCAAAGCGCCGGCGTACAGTACATTGACGCGCAGGACGCCGCCGACTTACAAGCGCTTACCGCGAATCTTGGCGGTCTCGCGGGTGCGCGGGTTACTGTTATTGGCATGGACGGCGCGATTGTCGCGGACAGTTGGCAGGCGCCGTTCCAGCTTCCGTTCCAGCTTCCGTTGCAGCTTGGACGCGATGATGTTCGGGCGGCGCTCTCGCAAAATGGCACGGCTGCCATCGGTGTAGGCACTCCGCTCAAACCTAATGCCACCGAGGCAATGCTCTACGCCGTTGTCCCGATAATCGCGCAGGACGGCGGCACAGCAGGCGCCGGCGTCCCGGACAGCGTCGTCGGAGCGGTGCGCGTTGCCGCGCCGTTGTCTCAAGTGCAGCCCGACATCAACCGCCTCGTTGCGCGAATCGCGGTCGCTGCGGTGCTAGTTGGGCTGCTGTCGGTCGGAGCGGGCTATTTCATATTTCGCCGCACATCGCGCTCCGTGCGCGCGGTCGCCGATGGCGCGACTCGGTTCGCACAGGGCGACTTAGGACACCGCGTATCGCCAATATCGTCGGACGAGACGCAGGAACTCGCCGCCGCGTTCAACGCCATGGCGGACACGATACGGCGCATGCTGAACGACATGTCGGCGGAGAGCAGCAAGCTGACGGCGATGCTGAACACTATGGAAGACGGCGTGGTGGTGATAGAGGCGGACGGCAGAATAACGCTGATGAACAGCGCCGCCGAATGGCTGCTTGGCGTCAGCGCGCGCGACGCGGTTGGTGCGCGCTTGGTAGAGGCGTTGCGCGACCACGAGATACAGCAAGTCGCCACGCTGTCGCTGACGAGCGGGCAACTGCGTCAGGCGGAAGTCGAGCTGCTGCATCATCGCCGCTTCCTGAACGCCATCGCAACGCCACTAGGCGGCGATTCGAACAGCATCCTGCTGACGCTGCACGACCTGACCGCCAACCGTCAAGTGGAAAACACACTGCGCGAATTCGTGACCAATGTATCGCACGAACTGCGCTCGCCACTGGCGTCCGTCAAGATTATGGTGGAAACTCTGGAAGACGGCGCACTGGAAAGCAGGCCCACCGCGCGAGACTACTTGCAGCGCATCAACCGCGAGCTCGACCGCATGAACGCTATCGTCGAGGACTTGCTGGAACTATCCCGCCTAGAAAGCGGGCAGCAGCTGCCGAGCCTGATGCCGCTCGACCTGTCCGCGCTGGTGAACGAGGTCGTCTGGGAATACCGCGGCAGAACGGCGGACGGAGTGAGCCTGCGCGTCGATGCGCCGGGCTATCCTGCATTCGCACTGGGTGACGGCGGCAAGCTGCGCCAAGCGATGGTGAATCTTCTGGACAACGCGCTGAAGAACACGGCGGCGGGCAGCGTGACAGTGTCCATCGAAAGCGACGAGGACAAGCATGCCGTGCAAGTGCGAGACACGGGCAGCGGCATAGCGCGGGAGCACCTGCCGCATGTGTTCGAGCGATTCTACAAAGTCGATAGAGCGCGGCGAGACGGAGGCAGCGGTCTGGGACTCGCCATAGTGCAGCAAATAGTCCAAGCGCACGGCGGCGAAGTCAGTGTGCAAAGCGAAGAAGGCATAGGCAGCACATTCCGCTTCACGGTAGCGAGGGCATGGCTTGAAGATTAGGCGAACGGCTGCGCGCCTAGCCATTCTATAAGTTCTTCTGCCAGTTGCGCTGCGCCTTGTGTTGTCCAACCCTGCTACGAAAATAATACTTGACAACCGATGGCTATTAAATAAGAACATTGATGTACACGTTGTATGTCGCATTGCGGGAAAGGGCTATCATTTTCGGCGATTCCACCTAATATGCATACATGCCATGCGCTGTTGTCAAAGATTTGATATGTCCAAGAATAAAGTGGTTCGGACATAATACACCAAAAGGGTTATCTGCAACGGATGGAATAGCCCTGGCCGGACCTCTATTAACGGCTTGTTAACAATTCGTTCACCGCGACTTAACTTTGCGGGCGTATGCTATTTTGCGTTATGGAAAGTACTATGCCGCAGTCTCAAGGCAATGTCGGCTCCACTTCGCAGTCTCGCACTACGGCGCCGCGCGTTGACACGCACCCGCGCGCCGGTGTGTTAAGCGCGGGTGTGAGGCGGGGTGTTTGAGAGGTGGGGGCGCTGGCAGGCGCACACCACAGAGAGANNNNNNNNNNTATTTTTTTCTGTCTTTTACTCATATTACCTCGCCCTCTATATCCTCCACCGGCGGCCTCATCTCGCCCGCCCCTATCGCCGCCGCGCGCGTTGCGCCGCAAGCGAGGCGCGTCTCTTGAAGGCAGGATTGTTCGCTGGCTGTTCTTCGGCTGCGCGCTCATATCCGTCCTCACCACTATCGGCATCATCTTCACGCTGGTCTCACAGGCGTTTGGCTTCTTCCTGGAAATGCCGGTTAACCTCGCTCAGTCTGAGATCAGTCAGATTGAGACTAGGATCGAAAGAAGCGAGTCGTCGGCGGAAATAGCGGAACTGGAGCAGGGCCTTCAGGTCTGGAACGGACGGCTCGAGCGCATCGAGAGCCAGAGCCCATTTTCGTATGTCGAGCGCGGCGTTGTATCCGCTTGGGAGTTTTTCACAGGCACCCGCTGGACCCCGATTCTGAAGCCTCGCGCCTACGGCGTGTTGCCGCTGGTAGGGGGCACGCTGCTCATTGCTGCGATCGCGGCTTTGGTCGCGCTGCCCGTCGGTCTGGCGGCGGCGATTTTTCTGTCTGAATACGCGCCGAACAAGGTGCGCCGCATCGTCAAGCCCGTGCTTGAAATCCTGGCAGGTATCCCGACGGTCGTGTACGGCTACTTCGCCCTCACATTCGTAACGCCCCTGCTAAAGATACTCTTCCCTGATATGCTGGTTTTCAACGCACTGAGCGCGGGACTCGTGATGGGCGTGATGATTATTCCGATGGTCTCTTCGCTTAGCGAAGACGCCATGAACTCGGTGCCCAACTCGCTGCGTAACGGCGCGTATGCGTTGGGCGCGACACGCGTAGAAGTGAGCCTGCGCGTGGTCGTACCCGCCGCGCTGTCCGGCATCGTAGCGTCGTTCATCATCGCCATATCGCGCGCCATCGGCGAGACGATGCTCGTTACCATCGCAGCCGGAGCGACGCCGAACCTCACCATCAACCCGCTCGAAAGCATACAGACGATGACAGCGTTCATCGTGCAGCTAAGCCTCGGCGAA
The sequence above is drawn from the Chloroflexota bacterium genome and encodes:
- a CDS encoding NAD(P)-dependent oxidoreductase; the protein is MKIGFIGLGNMGGGMAANVLRAGYDLTVHDLRRESATPLLEAGASWADTPAELAASCDIVLTSLPGPREVEAIALGEGGVLEGMGSKAAEGGESGGVYVDLSTSSPTLIRDIAAQFAEQGLSVLDAPVSGGPVGARTGRLAVMVGGERDVYDRVKPALDAIGDKVSYIGPVGSGSIAKLMHNCIGYGLQTIVAECLTLGVKTGVDPEPLYQAISNGSVGRGSSFANTYPNTFLAGNFDPPSFALRLAHKDVSLALELAREYGVPMSVGNIAHQELTAALNRGWADKDSRIAMTLQEERAGDVEVRIVKPDADALDA
- a CDS encoding cell wall metabolism sensor histidine kinase WalK: MVRLPRSLHWRIALAYTALIFLSLGIVSLYLVGFVRDTYIANLQGSLHRQALLVSERASAALAANGQDKIEQGNAGQGNSNQSAGVQYIDAQDAADLQALTANLGGLAGARVTVIGMDGAIVADSWQAPFQLPFQLPLQLGRDDVRAALSQNGTAAIGVGTPLKPNATEAMLYAVVPIIAQDGGTAGAGVPDSVVGAVRVAAPLSQVQPDINRLVARIAVAAVLVGLLSVGAGYFIFRRTSRSVRAVADGATRFAQGDLGHRVSPISSDETQELAAAFNAMADTIRRMLNDMSAESSKLTAMLNTMEDGVVVIEADGRITLMNSAAEWLLGVSARDAVGARLVEALRDHEIQQVATLSLTSGQLRQAEVELLHHRRFLNAIATPLGGDSNSILLTLHDLTANRQVENTLREFVTNVSHELRSPLASVKIMVETLEDGALESRPTARDYLQRINRELDRMNAIVEDLLELSRLESGQQLPSLMPLDLSALVNEVVWEYRGRTADGVSLRVDAPGYPAFALGDGGKLRQAMVNLLDNALKNTAAGSVTVSIESDEDKHAVQVRDTGSGIAREHLPHVFERFYKVDRARRDGGSGLGLAIVQQIVQAHGGEVSVQSEEGIGSTFRFTVARAWLED
- a CDS encoding response regulator transcription factor encodes the protein MSTVLVVEDEENLLEALRYNLEREGYSVQTAIDGEQALNAARSVRPDLVILDVMLPQLDGFEVCRILRRESEVPILMLTARSEEIDRVVGLELGADDYVTKPFSVRELMARVRNMLRRSTRPPATDGKSADVDILRTGDLEIDSTSHIVRRGGVRLELKPREFDLLALLAKNRARAFTRDQILERLWGHDYYGDSRTVDVHVHWLREKIEPEPGKPVRIVTIRGVGYRFDG
- a CDS encoding biotin--[acetyl-CoA-carboxylase] ligase, with translation MPDAAHATDLDIPALEAALAQRIIGHRVCHYDLIGSTMDEARRLAAEGAAEGTVAIAEEQTAGRGRFNRAWVSPRSENLSFSVILTPPASQLPYMNMAATLAVAHTVADCTNLQPTIKWPNDVRVGGLKISGILIETAIESADAVCAIIGIGVNVNFDPSRYAEIADISTSIYRETGQRRNRTPVLQTLLEHFDDAYAIVRSGGSLTAEWSAMIDTLGRSVTLRSQNDTIEGIAESVDKQGNLLVRRNDGSLYTATAGEVTSQT
- the pstC gene encoding phosphate ABC transporter permease subunit PstC; this translates as MPVNLAQSEISQIETRIERSESSAEIAELEQGLQVWNGRLERIESQSPFSYVERGVVSAWEFFTGTRWTPILKPRAYGVLPLVGGTLLIAAIAALVALPVGLAAAIFLSEYAPNKVRRIVKPVLEILAGIPTVVYGYFALTFVTPLLKILFPDMLVFNALSAGLVMGVMIIPMVSSLSEDAMNSVPNSLRNGAYALGATRVEVSLRVVVPAALSGIVASFIIAISRAIGETMLVTIAAGATPNLTINPLESIQTMTAFIVQLSLGETPHGSLEYNTIFAVGLLLFFITLVMNLLGHFIVRRWREKY
- a CDS encoding enoyl-CoA hydratase/isomerase family protein, which produces MNEPVVLYDKSGAVADIVLNRPRVMNAYNVQMRDELFITLEAVRDDPDVRVAIISGAGERAFCAGADLTEFGTAPSQVIARQVRWERDIWGLFLSLGKPLVAAMRGYVIGSGVEIACLCDIRIAADDAQFAMPEVALGMIPAAGGTQTLRRVVGASRALEMVLSNRRIGADEAQRIGLAHSVVPADTLMQEAIAAAQELAALDPSAMSLAKRAILEGADMPLAQGLALERRLASLKVT